In the Phaseolus vulgaris cultivar G19833 chromosome 7, P. vulgaris v2.0, whole genome shotgun sequence genome, one interval contains:
- the LOC137828012 gene encoding peroxidase 47-like, with translation MLYKSCVRPSKVVMANFVTVLLLIEVFAYGFRFGADGLNMNYYLMSCPFIEPVVKNTVNRALMEDPTLAAGLIRMHFHDCFIQGCDGSVLIDSTKDNTAEKDSPGNLSLRGFEVIDAIKEQLEIQCPGVVSCADILAMAARDAVFFAGGPVYDIPKGRKDGRRSKIEDTINLPFPTFNASELIRSFAQRGFSAQEMVALSGAHTLGVASCGSFKNRLSQVDPTLDTEFGKTLGRTCSSGDNAKQPFDATSNDFDNVYFNALLRRNGVLTSDQTLYTSPRTRNFVNAYAFNQAMFFFDFQQAMVKMGLLDVKDYYNGEVRQNCRKIN, from the exons ATGTTGTACAAATCATGTGTGAGGCCTTCAAAGGTGGTCATGGCAAACTTTGTTACAGTGTTGTTGCTAATTGAGGTGTTTGCATATGGCTTCAGATTCGGAGCAGATGGCTTGAACATGAACTACTACTTGATGAGTTGTCCTTTCATTGAACCTGTTGTTAAGAACACTGTCAACAGAGCTTTGATGGAAGATCCCACTCTAGCAGCTGGTCTTATTAGAATGCACTTTCATGACTGCTTCATTCAG GGATGTGATGGCTCAGTTTTGATTGACTCCACTAAGGATAATACAGCAGAAAAGGATTCTCCAGGAAATTTGAGCCTGAGAGGGTTCGAAGTGATAGATGCTATCAAAGAACAGCTTGAAATTCAATGCCCTGGTGTGGTTTCATGTGCTGATATTCTGGCCATGGCTGCTAGAGATGCAGTTTTCTTT GCAGGAGGACCAGTATATGACATACCTAAAGGAAGAAAGGATGGAAGAAGATCCAAAATTGAGGATACTATCAATTTGCCATTCCCTACTTTCAATGCCTCTGAGCTCATTAGGTCGTTTGCTCAACGTGGTTTTTCTGCACAAGAGATGGTGGCTCTCTCTG GGGCTCATACACTAGGAGTGGCAAGTTGTGGTTCTTTCAAGAACCGGTTGAGCCAAGTGGATCCAACTCTGGATACAGAATTTGGCAAGACACTTGGGAGAACATGCAGTTCTGGTGACAACGCAAAGCAACCATTCGATGCGACGAGTAACGATTTTGACAACGTTTACTTCAACGCTTTGCTGAGGAGAAACGGGGTTCTTACATCAGACCAAACACTGTACACTAGCCCCAGAACCAGGAACTTTGTGAACGCTTATGCATTCAACCAAGCCATGTTCTTT
- the LOC137828009 gene encoding PHD finger protein At1g33420-like isoform X1 produces the protein MMVVSGGKGLKRAAKKRVTADFYDFLTFPSPSLAEAENFAGGPFRSNVRSFLTKHALLPPPYALFPHLLTWQILFRVGELTEGPDSPVVCLDVVQEDVARSRSVYCDQCRVFGWSGHPVCGKRYHFIIKADGSSIGGYHKPCMCCGDILHLSESKCKSCNHVTTTDDVEDWVYHQLENTTHLLHGVVHGNGYGHLLRVNGREGGSRFLSGCHIMDFWDRLCKTLGVRKVSVMDVSKKYGLEYRLLHAIMKGHPWYGDWGYKFGSGSYCLTHEAYKSAVENLSNLPLSTFSQGQIPMPHSRVQDMIKYFQSLSEHELVNTRDLFCFIIGLIGDARKSVSNVDDTTCKKRRFNASGLSISWEKTDIERVEQAMIRVLRAVSESKWVNWRALRGAACKVGSPELLDYCLGELGGKMVYGGMVVNSRCNTQTGVYEFRLEAATGACYGILANNNSSASKYPSEDNLLQCLRYLYDSLLHPQMMVNYVEAGTRTLAMSSVQKLFDCKQFVKDYSPELLPLSDLHKLRISCQVELVDESEDPEVIAPPELIVLPMNATVAELKSQAANAFQDVYLMFRRFQVDELEGYSGVEDSTLVKLLLGSKDVVCVRGRCIGKNGLSKFRMERGLERWTVDCSCGAKDDDGERMLACDICGVWRHTRCSDIHDTDPVPARFVCLKCQTSESKLKSGGHCKDETVTNVSTSTSCFGKPFPVPSDVS, from the exons ATGATGGTTGTGAGCGGAGGGAAGGGCCTCAAACGCGCCGCGAAGAAGAGAGTCACCGCCGATTTCTACGACTTCCTTACGTTCCCTTCGCCGTCCCTTGCCGAGGCAGAGAACTTCGCCGGCGGGCCCTTCCGATCCAACGTTCGCTCCTTCCTGACGAAGCACGCGCTGCTTCCGCCGCCGTACGCGCTGTTCCCCCACTTGTTGACGTGGCAGATACTCTTCCGCGTCGGCGAGCTCACCGAAGGCCCTGACTCGCCTGTTGTGTGCCTGGACGTTGTGCAAGAGGACGTCGCCAGATCCAGATCCGTTTACTGCGATCAGTGCCGAGTTTTCG GTTGGAGCGGCCATCCAGTGTGCGGAAAGCGTTACCATTTTATAATCAAAGCAGATGGAAGCTCTATTGGTGGGTACCACAAGCCGTGTATGTGCTGTGGAGACATCTTGCATTTGTCAGAATCTAA ATGCAAGTCTTGCAACCACGTGACTACCACTGATGATGTTGAAGACTGGGTGTACCACCAGTTAGAGAACACGACTCATCTTTTACATGGCGTTGTCCATGGCAATGGATATGGGCACCTTCTTCGGGTTAATGGCAGAGAAGGGGGCTCTAGATTTCTTTCTGGTTGTCATATTATGGATTTCTGGGATCGCCTATGCAAGACTCTTGGAGTCAG AAAAGTGAGCGTGATGGATGTTTCAAAGAAATATGGGTTAGAGTATCGCTTGCTCCATGCCATTATGAAGGGACACCCATGGTATGGCGACTGGGGTTATAAATTTGGCTCTGGTAGCTATTGTCTCACGCATGAAGCATACAAGTCTGCTGTTGAAAACCTATCCAACCTACCCTTGTCCACCTTTTCCCAGGGACAGATTCCGATGCCCCATTCCCGTGTTCAGGACATGATAAAATATTTCCAATCTTTGTCAGAGCATGAACTTGTAAATACAAGAGACCTCTTTTGTTTCATAATAGGCTTGATTGGTGATGCTCGCAAGAGTGTATCAAATGTGGATGACACAACCTGTAAGAAGCGTCGTTTTAATGCTTCTGGACTGTCAATTTCTTGGGAGAAGACTGACATTGAACGTGTGGAGCAAGCTATGATCAGAGTGCTGCGTGCAGTGTCCGAGTCTAAGTGGGTGAATTGGCGTGCTCTTAGGGGTGCGGCCTGCAAGGTAGGCTCTCCAGAACTGCTTGATTATTGCCTGGGAGAACTGGGAGGAAAAATGGTCTATGGTGGAATGGTTGTTAATAGCCGGTGCAATACGCAAACTGGAGTTTATGAGTTCAG ACTCGAGGCTGCCACTGGTGCTTGCTATGGAATTCTAGCAAACAATAACTCTTCAGCCTCGAAGTATCCATCTGAAGACAACCTCCTACAATGCTTGAGATATTTATACGACTCTTTGCTTCATCCTCAGATGATGGTCAACTATGTTGAAGCAGGGACAAGGACTCTTGCGATGAGCTCAGTTCAGAAGCTTTTTGACTGCAAGCAGTTTGTAAAAGATTATAGTCCTGAGTTGTTGCCTTTGTCAGATTTGCACAAGTTACGCATCTCATGTCAGGTTGAACTCGTAGATGAATCTGAAGATCCTGAAGTTATTGCCCCACCGGAATTAATAGTGCTGCCCATGAATGCCACAGTGGCCGAGCTTAAAAGTCAAGCAGCGAATGCTTTTCAAGATGTATATCTAATGTTCAGAAGATTTCAAGTTGATGAGCTAGAAGGCTATAGCGGTGTTGAAGATTCCACCCTGGTCAAGCTCTTGTTAGGATCGAAAGATGTAGTTTGTGTACGAGGAAGATGCATTGGGAAGAATGGGTTAAGTAAGTTCCGGATGGAACGAGGACTTGAGAGGTGGACTGTAGATTGCAGCTGTGGGGCGAAGGATGACGATGGGGAGAGAATGTTGGCGTGCGATATATGTGGAGTGTGGCGGCATACTAGGTGTTCTGACATCCATGATACTGATCCTGTTCCAGCACGTTTTGTTTGCCTCAAATGCCAAACCTCTGAATCAAAACTCAAATCTGGGGGGCACTGCAAAGATGAGACTGTCACTAACGTTAGCACTTCAACTAGTTGTTTCGGAAAACCCTTCCCAGTGCCATCAGATGTCAGTTAG
- the LOC137828009 gene encoding PHD finger protein At1g33420-like isoform X2 encodes MNRFWFHRFFPGWSGHPVCGKRYHFIIKADGSSIGGYHKPCMCCGDILHLSESKCKSCNHVTTTDDVEDWVYHQLENTTHLLHGVVHGNGYGHLLRVNGREGGSRFLSGCHIMDFWDRLCKTLGVRKVSVMDVSKKYGLEYRLLHAIMKGHPWYGDWGYKFGSGSYCLTHEAYKSAVENLSNLPLSTFSQGQIPMPHSRVQDMIKYFQSLSEHELVNTRDLFCFIIGLIGDARKSVSNVDDTTCKKRRFNASGLSISWEKTDIERVEQAMIRVLRAVSESKWVNWRALRGAACKVGSPELLDYCLGELGGKMVYGGMVVNSRCNTQTGVYEFRLEAATGACYGILANNNSSASKYPSEDNLLQCLRYLYDSLLHPQMMVNYVEAGTRTLAMSSVQKLFDCKQFVKDYSPELLPLSDLHKLRISCQVELVDESEDPEVIAPPELIVLPMNATVAELKSQAANAFQDVYLMFRRFQVDELEGYSGVEDSTLVKLLLGSKDVVCVRGRCIGKNGLSKFRMERGLERWTVDCSCGAKDDDGERMLACDICGVWRHTRCSDIHDTDPVPARFVCLKCQTSESKLKSGGHCKDETVTNVSTSTSCFGKPFPVPSDVS; translated from the exons ATGAATCGTTTTTGGTTTCATCGCTTTTTTCCAG GTTGGAGCGGCCATCCAGTGTGCGGAAAGCGTTACCATTTTATAATCAAAGCAGATGGAAGCTCTATTGGTGGGTACCACAAGCCGTGTATGTGCTGTGGAGACATCTTGCATTTGTCAGAATCTAA ATGCAAGTCTTGCAACCACGTGACTACCACTGATGATGTTGAAGACTGGGTGTACCACCAGTTAGAGAACACGACTCATCTTTTACATGGCGTTGTCCATGGCAATGGATATGGGCACCTTCTTCGGGTTAATGGCAGAGAAGGGGGCTCTAGATTTCTTTCTGGTTGTCATATTATGGATTTCTGGGATCGCCTATGCAAGACTCTTGGAGTCAG AAAAGTGAGCGTGATGGATGTTTCAAAGAAATATGGGTTAGAGTATCGCTTGCTCCATGCCATTATGAAGGGACACCCATGGTATGGCGACTGGGGTTATAAATTTGGCTCTGGTAGCTATTGTCTCACGCATGAAGCATACAAGTCTGCTGTTGAAAACCTATCCAACCTACCCTTGTCCACCTTTTCCCAGGGACAGATTCCGATGCCCCATTCCCGTGTTCAGGACATGATAAAATATTTCCAATCTTTGTCAGAGCATGAACTTGTAAATACAAGAGACCTCTTTTGTTTCATAATAGGCTTGATTGGTGATGCTCGCAAGAGTGTATCAAATGTGGATGACACAACCTGTAAGAAGCGTCGTTTTAATGCTTCTGGACTGTCAATTTCTTGGGAGAAGACTGACATTGAACGTGTGGAGCAAGCTATGATCAGAGTGCTGCGTGCAGTGTCCGAGTCTAAGTGGGTGAATTGGCGTGCTCTTAGGGGTGCGGCCTGCAAGGTAGGCTCTCCAGAACTGCTTGATTATTGCCTGGGAGAACTGGGAGGAAAAATGGTCTATGGTGGAATGGTTGTTAATAGCCGGTGCAATACGCAAACTGGAGTTTATGAGTTCAG ACTCGAGGCTGCCACTGGTGCTTGCTATGGAATTCTAGCAAACAATAACTCTTCAGCCTCGAAGTATCCATCTGAAGACAACCTCCTACAATGCTTGAGATATTTATACGACTCTTTGCTTCATCCTCAGATGATGGTCAACTATGTTGAAGCAGGGACAAGGACTCTTGCGATGAGCTCAGTTCAGAAGCTTTTTGACTGCAAGCAGTTTGTAAAAGATTATAGTCCTGAGTTGTTGCCTTTGTCAGATTTGCACAAGTTACGCATCTCATGTCAGGTTGAACTCGTAGATGAATCTGAAGATCCTGAAGTTATTGCCCCACCGGAATTAATAGTGCTGCCCATGAATGCCACAGTGGCCGAGCTTAAAAGTCAAGCAGCGAATGCTTTTCAAGATGTATATCTAATGTTCAGAAGATTTCAAGTTGATGAGCTAGAAGGCTATAGCGGTGTTGAAGATTCCACCCTGGTCAAGCTCTTGTTAGGATCGAAAGATGTAGTTTGTGTACGAGGAAGATGCATTGGGAAGAATGGGTTAAGTAAGTTCCGGATGGAACGAGGACTTGAGAGGTGGACTGTAGATTGCAGCTGTGGGGCGAAGGATGACGATGGGGAGAGAATGTTGGCGTGCGATATATGTGGAGTGTGGCGGCATACTAGGTGTTCTGACATCCATGATACTGATCCTGTTCCAGCACGTTTTGTTTGCCTCAAATGCCAAACCTCTGAATCAAAACTCAAATCTGGGGGGCACTGCAAAGATGAGACTGTCACTAACGTTAGCACTTCAACTAGTTGTTTCGGAAAACCCTTCCCAGTGCCATCAGATGTCAGTTAG